The Pseudomonas solani genome segment GCATAGTTTTTCCGCTGCCTGGCGCAGCGTCTCCTCACGTTTGGCGAAGCAGAAGCGCACCAGACGCAGGTCGCGCGGGGCGCTCTGGTAGAACACCGACACGGGAATGGCGGCAACGCCATGTTCACGGGTCAGCCATTCGGCCATGGCCACATCGTCCAGCTCGGGGCGGATGGCGCTGTAGTCCACCAGTTGGAAGTAGGTGCCGGCGGCGCGGGTGAAGCCGAAGCGGGAGCCGGCCAGCAGGTCGCAGAACAGGTCGCGCTTGGCCTGGTAGAAGCCGGGCAGCTCGGTGAGGTGCTCCGGGTGCGCGGCCATGAAATCGGCCAGCGCCCACTGCAGCGGGGTGACGCCGCAGAAGTTGACGTACTGGTGCACCTTGCGCAGCTCGGCGGAGAGCGCCGGTGGCGCGACCACGTAGCCGGTCTTCCAGCCGGTGACGTGGTAGGTCTTGCCGAAGGAGCTGACCACGAAGGCGCGGGCGTAGAGCTCGTCGTGGGACAGCACGCTGACATGGGCCTGGCCGTCGAACACCAGGTGCTCGTAGACCTCGTCGGACACCAGGTAGATGTCACGGCCACGGATCAGCGCCGCCAACTGGTCCAGCTCGGCGCGGGAGATCAGTGCACCGCTGGGGTTGTGCGGGCTGTTGAGGATGATCATCCGGGTGCGGTCGCTGAGGGCGTCGGTCATGCGCTGCCAGTCGATGGCGAAGCCCGGCAGGGCCAGGGGCACATGCACGCAACGTCCACCGGCCAGCTCCACGGACGGCTCGTAGCTGTCGTAGCAGGGGTCGAGGACGATGACCTCGTCACCGGCGCGCACCACCGCCTGGATGGCACAGAAGATCGCTTCGGTGGCGCCAGGGGTGACCGTGACCTCGGTGTCGACATCCACCTTGCGACCGTAGAAGGTCGCGACCTTGGCGGCCACCTGCTGGCGCAGCGCCGGCAGGCCGGTCATGGGCGCGTATTGGTTGTGGCCAGCGCCGATATGACGGGCCACCGCATCGCACAACGCGGCAGGGGCGGAGAAATCCGGGAAGCCCTGGGACAGGTTGATGGCGCCGGTTTCGGCGGCGAGCTGGGACATGCGGGTGAAGATGGTGGTGCCGACGTTGGGCAACTTGCTGGCGATCATTTCTTCAGGCTGCTGGCGACTGGGGATGGCGGCTAGCTTAAGGCCTGACGGGGCTCGTGACCAAGATGAAAGCGGTGCCGGGTGGCGCTGCGTAAAGGCCCGGAACAACAGAAATGAAAAAGGCGCCCATGGGCGCCCTCTTCTGGTGCTGCGAGAATCAGCGGTTCTTGTCGCGGCGCTTCTTGTCAGCCTTCTTGTGATGGGACATGAGGCGGCGCTTCTTGTTCACCTGGCGGTCGGTGAGGGTGTTCTTCTTGCCCTCGAAGGGGTTGTCGCCCCCCTTGTACTCGATGCGGATGGGCGTACCCACCAGCTTCAGCACGCGC includes the following:
- a CDS encoding pyridoxal phosphate-dependent aminotransferase translates to MIASKLPNVGTTIFTRMSQLAAETGAINLSQGFPDFSAPAALCDAVARHIGAGHNQYAPMTGLPALRQQVAAKVATFYGRKVDVDTEVTVTPGATEAIFCAIQAVVRAGDEVIVLDPCYDSYEPSVELAGGRCVHVPLALPGFAIDWQRMTDALSDRTRMIILNSPHNPSGALISRAELDQLAALIRGRDIYLVSDEVYEHLVFDGQAHVSVLSHDELYARAFVVSSFGKTYHVTGWKTGYVVAPPALSAELRKVHQYVNFCGVTPLQWALADFMAAHPEHLTELPGFYQAKRDLFCDLLAGSRFGFTRAAGTYFQLVDYSAIRPELDDVAMAEWLTREHGVAAIPVSVFYQSAPRDLRLVRFCFAKREETLRQAAEKLCAI